One Paraburkholderia agricolaris genomic region harbors:
- a CDS encoding sigma-54 dependent transcriptional regulator → MRESPHLSSVTPPSGAHLSIARAPEGPVTRATGVLGGRPSEVSLVRPQEAVVERLHEPSSAAKGGGLPHAQTERTLLYVARTPDETLSAHLQSRGWHVLVARSAHEVTRLLKPDVVCAGIADLASFAPRDLGGLEASLRQQQIGWIALVTPERLADPGVRRLIRHYCFDYVKTPVANATIDYLVSHAFGMVTLCDADEIPPAAPTAADDEDEMVGTCEAMQQLFRTIRKVANTDASVFISGESGTGKELTALAIHERSPRRKAPFIAINCGAIPHHLLQSELFGYERGAFTGANQRKIGRVEAADGGTLLLDEIGDLPMESQASLLRFLQEGKIERLGGRESIQVDVRIISATHVDLEIAMREGRFRADLFHRLCVLRVDEPPLRARGKDIEILAHHIMHKFKTDSARKIRGFTPSAIEAMYNYSWPGNVRELINRVRRAIVMAENKLISADDLDLAQFTGQQTMSLSQAREAAEKRAIEAALLRHRHRLNEAAIDLNISRVTLYRLMGQHGLRDPSAADEKAALEALAADEPAHE, encoded by the coding sequence GTGCGCGAATCACCCCATCTGAGCAGCGTTACACCGCCCTCCGGCGCTCATCTGTCGATTGCCCGGGCGCCGGAAGGTCCTGTGACACGAGCAACGGGCGTCCTCGGGGGGCGCCCATCGGAAGTCTCTTTGGTGCGTCCTCAGGAGGCTGTTGTGGAGCGCTTGCATGAGCCCTCTTCCGCCGCAAAAGGAGGCGGTCTGCCGCACGCGCAGACCGAGCGGACCCTGCTCTACGTCGCGCGCACGCCGGACGAGACGCTGAGCGCCCATCTGCAGAGCCGTGGCTGGCACGTGCTGGTGGCCCGCTCGGCGCATGAGGTTACGCGCCTGCTCAAGCCCGACGTGGTGTGCGCCGGCATCGCCGACCTGGCGAGCTTTGCGCCGCGCGACCTGGGCGGCCTCGAAGCGAGCCTGCGTCAACAGCAGATTGGCTGGATTGCGCTCGTCACGCCGGAGCGCCTCGCCGACCCGGGCGTGCGCCGCCTGATCCGCCACTACTGCTTCGACTACGTCAAGACGCCGGTAGCCAACGCCACGATCGACTATCTCGTCAGCCACGCATTCGGCATGGTGACCTTGTGCGATGCCGATGAGATCCCGCCTGCCGCGCCCACCGCGGCCGACGACGAAGACGAAATGGTCGGTACCTGCGAAGCGATGCAGCAATTGTTCCGCACCATCCGCAAAGTCGCCAATACCGACGCCAGCGTGTTTATCTCGGGTGAATCCGGCACCGGCAAGGAACTCACCGCGCTGGCGATCCACGAACGCTCGCCGCGCCGCAAGGCGCCGTTCATCGCCATCAACTGCGGCGCGATTCCGCATCATCTGCTGCAGTCCGAACTATTCGGTTACGAACGCGGTGCGTTCACCGGCGCGAACCAGCGCAAGATCGGCCGGGTCGAGGCCGCGGACGGCGGCACCTTGCTGCTCGACGAAATCGGCGATCTGCCGATGGAAAGTCAGGCCAGCCTGCTGCGCTTTCTGCAGGAAGGCAAGATCGAGCGGCTCGGCGGCCGCGAATCGATCCAGGTGGACGTGCGCATTATCTCGGCGACTCACGTGGACCTCGAAATCGCGATGCGCGAAGGACGATTCCGCGCCGACCTGTTTCACCGTCTGTGCGTGCTGCGGGTCGACGAACCACCGCTGCGCGCTCGCGGCAAGGACATCGAGATTCTTGCGCATCACATCATGCACAAGTTCAAGACCGACAGCGCGCGCAAGATCCGCGGCTTTACGCCGTCTGCGATCGAGGCGATGTACAACTACAGCTGGCCTGGCAATGTGCGCGAACTGATCAACCGGGTGCGCCGCGCGATCGTGATGGCGGAAAACAAGCTGATTTCCGCCGACGACCTCGACCTCGCGCAATTCACCGGGCAACAGACCATGAGCCTCTCGCAGGCACGCGAAGCCGCCGAGAAGCGCGCGATCGAAGCGGCGCTGCTGCGGCATCGCCACCGGCTGAACGAGGCGGCGATCGATCTGAACATTTCGCGCGTCACGCTATACCGGCTAATGGGTCAGCACGGCTTGCGGGATCCCAGCGCGGCCGACGAGAAAGCGGCGCTTGAGGCGCTCGCCGCCGATGAGCCCGCGCACGAATGA
- a CDS encoding peptidase C39, with product MDRNLIAIGCALCVTTCGLASAAQAAEQAPTVFEDVGALKLQPVDDTILASQTGKGIVGDIISGVVINLLSQWQLPNGATAVASGALAIVTNALNTPSVQFNSSASVTSPNAPSGSGANHNASASGGQNVSVNGVSQIAQVAGNGNLGTNQALIDFDASPGSLTGGTYNNASSAAASNANGSIKASVSLANGGISIALQTPAGIATQSIAPSSAQQAGMIAQLLQIAGNNQQVANQLQLHLQTQQMSASMLRQLGVLQALQNTVRR from the coding sequence ATGGACCGAAACTTAATCGCCATTGGCTGTGCGTTGTGTGTCACGACGTGCGGCCTCGCATCCGCCGCGCAGGCTGCCGAGCAGGCGCCGACGGTGTTTGAAGACGTCGGCGCCCTCAAGCTGCAACCCGTCGACGACACCATCCTCGCCAGCCAGACCGGCAAGGGAATTGTCGGGGACATCATCTCGGGCGTCGTCATCAACCTGCTGTCGCAATGGCAGCTGCCGAACGGCGCCACCGCTGTCGCCTCAGGCGCGCTCGCCATCGTCACCAACGCCCTCAACACGCCGAGCGTGCAGTTCAATTCATCGGCCTCCGTGACCAGCCCGAACGCGCCATCGGGTAGCGGAGCCAACCACAACGCCAGCGCGAGCGGCGGGCAGAACGTCAGCGTCAACGGCGTCTCGCAGATCGCTCAGGTGGCCGGCAACGGCAACCTCGGCACCAACCAGGCACTGATCGATTTCGACGCCTCGCCGGGCAGTCTGACCGGCGGTACCTATAACAACGCAAGCTCGGCTGCCGCCAGCAATGCGAACGGCTCGATAAAGGCCTCCGTCAGTCTCGCCAACGGCGGAATTTCGATCGCACTGCAAACGCCGGCCGGTATCGCCACGCAAAGCATCGCGCCGAGCAGCGCGCAACAAGCCGGGATGATCGCCCAACTCTTGCAGATCGCAGGCAATAACCAGCAAGTCGCCAACCAGTTGCAACTGCATTTGCAGACACAGCAGATGTCGGCCTCGATGCTGCGCCAGTTGGGTGTCCTACAAGCCCTGCAAAACACCGTAAGGAGATAA
- a CDS encoding C39 family peptidase, whose protein sequence is MNAAAGVPFDVNVRSIRELRYNHIVSQRYDYSCGSAALATLLKYGYGIDIPETEMIRRMMVFSTPEVVVKNGFSMLDMKKFVETIGLRGRGFRVTAEALYHLQIPVLVLMNSDGYEHFVIVKHAEDGRIFIADPALGNRIVMEDDFVKKWNGLVFAVVGKPFKEDSPLLQGNESLALKLRERALENGTAATPFVEYGLIKAELF, encoded by the coding sequence ATGAATGCCGCAGCGGGCGTGCCGTTCGACGTGAACGTGCGCTCGATTCGCGAGCTACGCTACAACCACATCGTTTCGCAGCGTTACGACTACAGCTGCGGCTCGGCCGCTCTGGCCACGTTGCTGAAGTACGGCTACGGCATCGACATTCCCGAAACCGAAATGATCCGCCGCATGATGGTGTTTTCGACACCCGAGGTGGTGGTCAAGAACGGCTTCTCGATGCTCGACATGAAGAAGTTCGTCGAAACGATCGGCCTGCGCGGCCGAGGTTTCCGTGTCACGGCCGAAGCGCTTTATCACCTGCAGATTCCCGTGCTCGTGCTGATGAACAGCGACGGCTACGAGCACTTCGTCATCGTCAAGCACGCGGAAGACGGCCGCATCTTCATTGCCGACCCCGCCCTCGGCAACCGCATCGTCATGGAAGACGACTTCGTCAAGAAGTGGAACGGCCTCGTGTTCGCGGTCGTCGGCAAGCCATTCAAGGAGGATTCTCCGCTCTTGCAAGGCAACGAGTCGCTCGCGCTCAAGCTGCGCGAACGCGCGCTGGAAAACGGCACGGCTGCGACTCCCTTTGTTGAATACGGTTTGATCAAGGCAGAGTTGTTCTAA
- a CDS encoding sigma-54 dependent transcriptional regulator: MEPATRQLIYVSRDPSAELNTRFNQRGWHVEVVGSARDVRRAVRAGMAAGGLLDLSSEFQPHEIAAFESCLTIPNVGWVAATTPGQLQDAALRRLVRDYCFDYVTVPYSGDRIVDSVGHAYGMISLGEPASNDGSQGAEGEMVGSCDAMLALFRSIRKVAMTDAPVFISGESGTGKELTAVAIHERSARRNAPFVPINCGAIPPHLLQSELFGYERGAFTGASQRKIGRVEAANGGTLFLDEIGDLPLESQASLLRFLQERKVERLGGHGSIDVDVRIISATHVDMTAAMIEGRFRSDLYHRLCVLQIDEPPLRARGKDIELLARHMLERFKKDASRRLRGFAPDAIAALHNYGWPGNVRELINRVRRAIVMSEGRAITARDLELAEYVEIVPVSLAQAREAAERQAIELALLRHRGRLGDAAQELGISRVTLYRLLCSHGMRHMEGEPLATPHGELPASVPHL; encoded by the coding sequence ATGGAACCCGCAACGCGGCAACTGATTTACGTTTCACGCGATCCGAGCGCGGAACTGAATACACGCTTCAATCAGCGCGGCTGGCATGTCGAAGTCGTGGGATCGGCGCGCGACGTGCGCCGTGCTGTTCGCGCCGGCATGGCGGCGGGCGGCCTGCTCGACCTGTCTAGCGAATTTCAGCCACACGAAATCGCCGCTTTCGAGTCCTGTCTGACCATTCCGAATGTTGGCTGGGTTGCGGCCACCACACCTGGGCAACTGCAGGACGCGGCCTTGCGCCGGCTCGTACGGGACTATTGTTTCGACTATGTAACGGTGCCTTACTCAGGCGACAGGATCGTCGATTCGGTGGGGCATGCGTACGGCATGATCTCGCTGGGAGAGCCGGCATCGAATGACGGCTCGCAAGGCGCAGAAGGCGAAATGGTCGGTTCGTGCGACGCGATGCTCGCGCTGTTCCGTTCGATTCGCAAAGTGGCGATGACCGACGCGCCGGTATTTATCTCGGGCGAATCGGGCACGGGCAAGGAGCTGACCGCGGTCGCGATCCATGAACGCTCGGCGCGCCGCAATGCGCCTTTTGTGCCGATCAACTGCGGCGCAATTCCGCCACATCTATTGCAATCCGAACTATTCGGTTATGAGCGCGGCGCGTTCACTGGCGCCAGTCAGCGCAAGATCGGCCGGGTGGAAGCGGCCAACGGCGGCACGCTGTTTCTCGATGAAATCGGCGATCTGCCGCTCGAAAGCCAGGCGAGCCTGCTGCGTTTTCTGCAGGAACGCAAGGTGGAGCGGCTGGGCGGTCACGGTTCGATCGACGTCGACGTGCGCATCATCTCGGCCACGCACGTGGATATGACGGCGGCGATGATCGAAGGGCGGTTCCGCTCCGATCTATATCACCGCCTGTGCGTGCTGCAAATCGACGAACCGCCGTTGCGTGCACGTGGTAAGGATATCGAACTGCTTGCGCGGCATATGCTGGAACGTTTCAAGAAAGATGCAAGCCGCCGTCTGCGCGGTTTCGCGCCCGACGCCATCGCGGCGCTGCATAACTACGGCTGGCCCGGCAACGTACGCGAGTTGATCAATCGCGTGCGGCGCGCGATCGTGATGTCGGAAGGGCGCGCGATCACGGCACGCGATCTCGAGTTGGCCGAATATGTGGAGATCGTGCCGGTGTCGCTCGCCCAGGCGCGCGAAGCGGCCGAGCGTCAGGCAATCGAGCTCGCGCTCCTGCGCCATCGCGGCCGTCTCGGCGACGCTGCCCAGGAACTCGGCATTTCGCGCGTGACACTGTATCGCCTGTTGTGCTCCCACGGCATGCGCCATATGGAAGGCGAACCGCTGGCTACCCCGCACGGCGAGCTGCCGGCCTCGGTGCCGCATCTCTAG
- a CDS encoding thymidylate synthase, with the protein MKQYLDLVRTILDTGTWQENRTGIRTISMPGAMLRFDLQQGFPAVTTKKLAFKSAVGELVGFLRASRSAADFRDLGCKVWDANANQNPQWLANPYRQGPDDLGDVYGVQWRQWPAYKVLDAGAGAQLADATARGFQVVTEFDEDGSRKVLLYKAVDQLRQCLDTIMQNPADRRILFHGWNPAVLDQIALPACHLLYQFLPNVARREISLCLYIRSNDVGLGTPFNLTEGAALLHLVGRLTGYTPRWFTYFIGDAHIYENQLDMLQQQLTREPYESPAFAISDRVPDYAKTGVYEPEWLEKIEPSDFSLIGYRHHEPLTAPMAV; encoded by the coding sequence ATGAAACAATATCTCGACCTCGTCCGCACGATTCTCGACACCGGTACGTGGCAGGAGAACCGCACCGGCATTCGCACGATCAGCATGCCGGGCGCCATGTTGCGCTTCGACCTCCAGCAGGGCTTTCCCGCCGTCACCACGAAGAAGCTGGCGTTTAAATCGGCAGTTGGCGAACTGGTCGGGTTTCTGCGCGCTTCGCGCAGCGCCGCGGATTTTCGCGATCTGGGCTGCAAGGTGTGGGACGCGAACGCCAACCAGAATCCGCAATGGCTCGCCAATCCGTATCGTCAGGGCCCGGACGACCTCGGCGACGTGTACGGCGTGCAGTGGCGCCAGTGGCCGGCTTACAAGGTGCTGGACGCAGGCGCCGGCGCGCAACTGGCCGACGCCACCGCGCGTGGCTTCCAGGTGGTGACGGAGTTCGACGAGGACGGCAGCCGCAAAGTGCTGCTGTACAAAGCGGTCGACCAGTTGCGGCAGTGTCTCGACACGATCATGCAGAACCCCGCCGACCGTCGAATTCTGTTTCATGGCTGGAACCCCGCCGTGCTGGATCAGATCGCGCTGCCGGCTTGCCACCTCCTTTATCAGTTCCTGCCGAATGTCGCGCGCCGTGAGATTTCGCTGTGCCTGTACATTCGCAGCAACGATGTCGGCCTCGGCACGCCGTTCAATCTGACTGAAGGCGCAGCTTTGCTGCATCTGGTTGGCCGCCTGACGGGCTACACGCCGCGCTGGTTCACGTACTTCATCGGCGACGCGCATATCTACGAGAACCAGCTCGATATGTTGCAGCAACAACTCACGCGCGAGCCGTACGAAAGCCCGGCCTTTGCGATTTCGGACCGCGTGCCGGACTATGCGAAAACCGGCGTGTACGAACCGGAATGGCTCGAGAAAATCGAACCGTCGGATTTCTCGCTGATCGGCTACCGTCATCACGAACCGCTTACGGCGCCGATGGCAGTCTGA
- a CDS encoding DUF6600 domain-containing protein: MRTVTTPQHSKRQMTGYTLIAAAAFLFAAQATFAQEAEQAPPGAATQNTDPPGRVARLNYTAGAVTTEPAGATDWSYAQINRPLTTGDQLWNDQNARSELHIGSTALRLDQSTSLDILNLDDNSAQLKVAQGTLSTRVRELAPGSSYEIDTPNLALGLSGPGDYRVDVAPDGSSTTVTVRSGSATVYGDSGQVPVAAGQQIRFAGTNLQQVADNGAPGLDPFDQWAASRDAAEDRSVSARYVSRDIPGYQDLDANGTWQSSPQYGEVWVPRATPAGWAPYHDGHWVWQAPWGWTWVDDAPWGFAPYHYGRWAYVDDSWAWVPGPIVVSAPPVYAPALVAFVGGGGGGVNWGVSLAIGGAVAAGVAWFPLGPGEPWHPNWGGHNNWSPGYYNRVNNTTVVNNYNRNINVTNVNVTNIHNTYINYRAPGGVTAVPATAFVHGQPVGRFAQKVDPQQWRNAQINPGGPGIAPVKQSFGPGLRNANYRPPAAVMARPVVATRSPAVPAAYHDTLAQRFAQSGGRVPGAGEPIVRTSVPAHMAGAPGAVPVQNVRVVQSHMAGRMPGAAPGAPNGMQQGMQQAGQRPGAAPNAQPQRGGEPQARPGTPPQMANLHEQPGEAARQSNGVPHPPQANGANPNAYAQQHGAPGQTGQQAGAEARREPAWTQPHAPMAQQAQQHGAPQEQARQPEGRPEPQQQAQRQPEAQPPRAPEVHAQPQQQPREEYRPQPQQAQQPRPEPRPQQVQQPRPEPRPQQVQQPRPEPRPQQVQQPRPEPHPQHEEQHSSSANRDEHHKS; this comes from the coding sequence ATGAGAACAGTGACCACACCCCAACACTCGAAACGCCAGATGACCGGCTACACGCTGATCGCTGCCGCGGCATTTCTGTTCGCCGCGCAAGCCACCTTTGCACAGGAAGCCGAACAGGCACCGCCGGGCGCAGCGACGCAAAATACCGATCCGCCGGGGCGCGTGGCGCGTCTGAACTATACGGCCGGCGCCGTGACCACCGAGCCGGCCGGCGCAACCGACTGGTCGTACGCGCAAATCAATCGCCCGCTCACCACGGGCGATCAATTGTGGAACGATCAGAATGCGCGCTCCGAACTGCATATCGGCTCGACCGCGCTGCGGCTCGACCAGTCCACCAGCCTCGACATCCTCAATCTCGACGACAACAGCGCGCAGTTGAAAGTCGCGCAGGGCACGTTGTCGACGCGGGTGCGCGAACTGGCGCCCGGTTCCTCCTATGAAATCGACACGCCGAATCTGGCGCTCGGCCTGAGCGGCCCTGGCGACTATCGCGTCGACGTCGCGCCGGACGGCAGCAGCACCACCGTCACCGTACGCAGCGGCAGCGCGACGGTGTACGGCGACAGCGGTCAGGTGCCGGTCGCGGCAGGTCAGCAGATCCGCTTTGCCGGCACCAACCTGCAACAGGTCGCCGACAACGGCGCACCCGGTCTCGACCCGTTCGACCAATGGGCGGCAAGCCGCGACGCAGCGGAAGACCGCTCGGTGTCGGCACGCTACGTGTCGCGCGACATCCCCGGCTATCAGGATCTCGACGCCAACGGCACGTGGCAGAGCAGCCCGCAGTACGGTGAAGTATGGGTGCCGCGCGCAACCCCGGCCGGCTGGGCGCCGTATCACGACGGCCATTGGGTATGGCAGGCACCGTGGGGCTGGACCTGGGTAGACGACGCGCCGTGGGGTTTCGCACCCTACCACTATGGCCGCTGGGCTTACGTCGACGACTCGTGGGCGTGGGTGCCTGGGCCGATCGTGGTCAGCGCGCCGCCGGTCTACGCACCGGCACTGGTTGCCTTCGTGGGCGGTGGCGGCGGCGGAGTCAACTGGGGGGTCAGTCTGGCGATTGGCGGCGCTGTCGCAGCCGGTGTCGCGTGGTTCCCGCTTGGCCCTGGCGAGCCGTGGCACCCGAACTGGGGTGGCCACAATAACTGGAGCCCGGGTTACTACAATCGCGTCAACAACACGACGGTTGTCAACAACTACAACCGCAACATCAACGTGACGAATGTGAATGTGACCAACATTCACAATACGTACATCAACTATCGCGCGCCGGGTGGCGTAACCGCGGTGCCGGCGACGGCTTTCGTGCACGGTCAACCGGTTGGCCGCTTCGCGCAGAAGGTCGATCCGCAACAATGGCGCAACGCGCAGATCAATCCGGGCGGTCCGGGGATCGCGCCGGTGAAGCAAAGCTTCGGGCCGGGCCTGCGTAACGCGAACTATCGTCCGCCGGCCGCCGTGATGGCGCGCCCGGTCGTCGCCACGCGCAGCCCGGCCGTACCGGCTGCGTACCACGACACGCTCGCGCAGCGCTTTGCGCAGAGCGGCGGACGGGTGCCGGGCGCGGGAGAGCCGATCGTGCGAACCTCGGTGCCGGCGCACATGGCGGGCGCTCCAGGAGCCGTGCCGGTGCAGAACGTGCGGGTCGTGCAATCGCATATGGCCGGGCGGATGCCGGGTGCAGCACCGGGTGCGCCTAATGGCATGCAACAGGGCATGCAACAGGCCGGTCAGCGGCCCGGCGCAGCGCCGAACGCTCAACCGCAGCGTGGCGGCGAACCGCAAGCCCGGCCGGGCACGCCGCCGCAAATGGCCAATCTGCACGAGCAGCCCGGCGAAGCAGCACGTCAGTCGAATGGCGTGCCGCACCCGCCGCAAGCTAACGGCGCCAACCCGAACGCTTACGCACAGCAGCACGGTGCGCCGGGGCAAACGGGTCAGCAAGCGGGTGCGGAAGCACGGCGTGAGCCGGCATGGACGCAGCCGCATGCGCCGATGGCTCAGCAGGCGCAGCAACATGGCGCCCCGCAAGAGCAGGCACGTCAGCCGGAGGGCCGTCCTGAGCCGCAGCAACAGGCCCAGCGTCAGCCGGAAGCGCAACCGCCGCGTGCGCCTGAAGTACACGCCCAGCCGCAGCAGCAACCGCGTGAGGAATATCGTCCGCAGCCGCAACAGGCACAGCAGCCGCGTCCTGAACCGCGTCCGCAACAGGTGCAGCAGCCGCGCCCCGAACCGCGTCCGCAACAGGTGCAGCAGCCACGCCCCGAACCGCGTCCGCAGCAGGTGCAGCAGCCGCGCCCGGAGCCGCATCCCCAGCATGAGGAGCAGCACTCGAGCAGCGCCAATCGTGACGAGCATCACAAAAGCTAA
- a CDS encoding ArsR/SmtB family transcription factor, translating into MPANLADEQNHFPGLSRIGALLADPGRAAMLWALMDGSARPAGELTMIAGLSPSAASAHLARLTDGGLLALEVRGRHRYFRIASPDIAASIEALANVAQVSAPQRAVPRPVRTVPVDMRYARTCYDHMAGELSVRVFERMVEGGLLTLHGSSLEATANGAARFADWGIDMSAQKSRRRRFACTCPDWSERRPHLGGALGAALLDSWSTHGWVERTERPRILRITPAGHRHFDAFLAA; encoded by the coding sequence ATGCCCGCGAACCTCGCAGACGAGCAAAACCATTTTCCAGGCTTGAGCCGTATCGGCGCGCTGCTCGCCGACCCCGGCCGCGCCGCAATGCTGTGGGCGCTGATGGACGGCAGCGCCCGCCCGGCCGGCGAACTGACGATGATCGCCGGGCTCTCGCCGTCGGCGGCCAGCGCTCATCTGGCGCGCCTGACTGACGGTGGCCTGCTCGCGCTCGAAGTGCGCGGCCGGCATCGTTACTTCCGGATCGCCTCGCCGGATATCGCGGCGTCGATCGAAGCACTCGCCAACGTCGCACAGGTCAGCGCGCCGCAGCGGGCGGTGCCGCGTCCGGTGCGCACCGTGCCAGTCGACATGCGCTACGCCCGCACCTGCTACGACCACATGGCGGGAGAACTGTCGGTGCGGGTGTTCGAGCGGATGGTCGAGGGCGGTCTGCTGACGCTGCACGGTTCGTCGCTTGAAGCCACCGCTAACGGCGCCGCGCGCTTCGCCGATTGGGGCATCGACATGTCCGCCCAGAAGAGCCGCCGCCGGCGCTTCGCCTGTACCTGTCCCGACTGGAGCGAACGGCGTCCCCACCTGGGTGGCGCGCTCGGCGCGGCACTGCTCGATTCATGGTCGACGCATGGCTGGGTCGAGCGCACGGAGCGCCCGAGAATCCTGCGAATCACCCCCGCGGGCCACCGTCATTTCGACGCGTTCCTCGCCGCCTGA
- a CDS encoding MFS transporter, with amino-acid sequence MPPAASSPPSTAAPFAASQTGSGHSDPNGRRAARVLAICQALYTSSVSIDLTLTGLVGYTLADDKALATLPFSLITVAAALTTIFASFLMARIGRRAGFVLGAGVGALGGAVSVWAIFHHSFWAFCTGTATVGVFQAFAQYYRLAAADAVGIEGKSRAISTVLTGGVVAAVCGPLLAAWSKDWLAPVAFAGSYALVTGFGLVSIAMLALLYRDAAPHASAALTHEAARPLGEIVRQPIFAAALANNALGYAVMMFVMTATPIAAVACGHTIGDGAEIIQWHLVGMFAPSLFSARLIQRFGVLPVIGAGIVLSAMCGVLALRSTDLPHFYAALACLGVGWNFMFVGGSTLLAQSYRPSERAKTQATSEFTTFAFSALGSLFAGQLLARFGWATINAAIFPLLGIAALATLGYAWSSKRQLAKGVS; translated from the coding sequence ATGCCGCCCGCTGCTTCTTCCCCACCTTCCACCGCTGCCCCCTTTGCCGCCAGTCAAACCGGCTCCGGCCATTCAGATCCCAACGGCCGGCGCGCCGCGCGCGTGCTGGCGATCTGCCAGGCGCTCTATACCTCGTCTGTCTCAATCGATCTGACTTTGACGGGTCTGGTCGGCTACACGCTTGCCGACGACAAGGCGCTCGCGACACTGCCGTTCTCGCTGATCACCGTCGCTGCCGCGTTGACCACGATCTTTGCTTCGTTCCTGATGGCACGCATCGGCCGGCGCGCGGGCTTCGTGCTGGGCGCGGGCGTCGGCGCACTGGGCGGGGCCGTCTCCGTCTGGGCGATCTTTCATCACAGTTTCTGGGCGTTCTGTACGGGTACAGCGACAGTCGGTGTGTTTCAGGCGTTCGCGCAGTATTACCGGCTGGCGGCCGCGGATGCCGTCGGCATCGAAGGTAAGAGCCGGGCGATTTCAACTGTGCTCACCGGCGGCGTGGTGGCCGCTGTCTGCGGGCCGCTTCTCGCCGCCTGGAGCAAGGACTGGCTCGCGCCGGTCGCTTTTGCGGGCTCCTATGCGCTGGTCACGGGCTTCGGGCTCGTATCGATCGCGATGCTGGCGCTGCTGTATCGCGACGCCGCGCCGCACGCGAGCGCGGCCCTGACTCACGAAGCGGCCCGGCCGCTCGGCGAAATCGTCCGGCAACCGATTTTTGCCGCGGCACTCGCCAACAATGCACTCGGCTACGCCGTGATGATGTTCGTGATGACCGCGACGCCGATTGCGGCGGTCGCGTGCGGCCACACGATCGGCGACGGCGCCGAGATCATTCAATGGCATCTGGTCGGCATGTTCGCGCCGTCGCTGTTTTCCGCGCGACTGATCCAGCGCTTCGGCGTGCTGCCGGTGATCGGCGCGGGGATCGTGCTGTCGGCGATGTGCGGCGTGCTGGCGTTGCGCTCCACCGATCTGCCGCACTTCTATGCGGCGCTCGCGTGTCTTGGCGTGGGTTGGAATTTCATGTTCGTCGGCGGATCGACGCTGCTCGCGCAATCGTACCGGCCGTCCGAGCGCGCCAAGACGCAGGCCACCAGCGAGTTCACGACCTTTGCGTTTTCCGCGTTGGGCTCGCTGTTCGCCGGGCAATTGCTGGCGCGCTTCGGCTGGGCGACGATCAACGCCGCGATTTTTCCGCTGCTCGGGATCGCGGCGTTGGCCACGCTGGGCTATGCGTGGTCGAGCAAGCGGCAACTCGCAAAAGGGGTTTCCTGA
- a CDS encoding GlxA family transcriptional regulator, with amino-acid sequence MVARHIVFAVAPELVLLDACGPLEAFWRAELTMAAAAGAATRTTNSVGNPAGPVAYRTTVASIDGGVLQTFPGLPVVTERLDSLDDQPIDTLIVPGVPIDEACTLQPELVAWIRRRAPQARRVCSVCTGAFYLAAAGLLDGRRATTHWREAPHLARRFPNVQVDADPIFIRDAGRGEDESVVWTSAGVTAGIDLALALIEEDVGHAVAMQVARRLVVFMKRPGGQSQFSAALAAQASARGPFEALHSWMAANLRDDLSVERLAARARMSPRTFARRYVDEVGRTPAKTVSALRLEEAARVLAESHRPLKRIALDCGFGSEQNLRRAFVRRFGVLPLEYRERFESAVAPRRE; translated from the coding sequence ATGGTTGCACGTCATATCGTTTTCGCGGTGGCGCCTGAACTCGTGTTGCTCGATGCCTGCGGTCCGCTCGAAGCGTTCTGGCGTGCCGAGTTGACCATGGCGGCTGCGGCAGGCGCTGCGACCCGTACCACAAACTCAGTCGGCAACCCTGCCGGACCAGTTGCCTATCGCACGACCGTTGCGTCGATCGACGGTGGCGTGTTGCAAACTTTCCCGGGCCTGCCGGTTGTCACGGAACGGCTCGATTCGCTCGACGACCAGCCGATCGACACGTTGATCGTCCCGGGCGTTCCGATCGACGAGGCCTGCACCTTGCAGCCGGAACTCGTCGCGTGGATCCGACGCCGTGCGCCGCAGGCGCGGCGCGTGTGCTCGGTCTGCACGGGCGCTTTCTATCTGGCGGCCGCGGGCCTGCTCGACGGCCGCCGCGCAACCACCCACTGGCGCGAGGCGCCGCATCTGGCGCGCCGTTTCCCGAACGTGCAGGTCGATGCCGACCCGATCTTCATCCGCGACGCGGGGCGCGGGGAAGATGAGAGCGTCGTCTGGACATCGGCGGGCGTCACGGCGGGTATCGATCTGGCGCTCGCGCTGATCGAAGAGGATGTCGGCCACGCGGTCGCGATGCAGGTGGCGCGGCGGTTGGTGGTGTTCATGAAGCGGCCCGGCGGGCAGTCGCAATTCAGCGCCGCGTTGGCGGCCCAGGCTTCGGCGCGCGGACCATTCGAGGCGCTGCATAGCTGGATGGCGGCCAATTTACGCGACGATCTGTCGGTCGAGCGCCTGGCCGCGCGCGCGCGGATGAGCCCGCGGACTTTCGCGCGGCGCTACGTCGACGAGGTCGGCCGCACGCCGGCCAAAACCGTCTCGGCACTGCGGCTGGAGGAAGCCGCACGGGTGCTCGCCGAATCGCACCGGCCGCTCAAGCGGATTGCGCTCGATTGCGGCTTCGGCAGCGAACAGAACTTGCGGCGCGCATTTGTGAGGCGTTTCGGCGTGTTGCCGCTCGAGTATCGGGAGCGGTTCGAGTCAGCGGTCGCGCCACGGCGCGAATGA